From the genome of Zalophus californianus isolate mZalCal1 chromosome 5, mZalCal1.pri.v2, whole genome shotgun sequence:
GTCACCTGCATCAAAGCAGAAAAGCCCTCCACTCAAAGGCCAGGTGGCTTCCTATTTTGCACGTTCTCCCAGGTCTCTCCCAAGGCTTGAGCCCCGCTGCCAGCACGCATGTAGCAGAGGTGACTGGCTGGTTCTGAGCCTAAATGCCCAGATAGGTTTCAAACACAGGGACTGACCTTGGGGACAAGTTgcttgctttgcttttccttccacCTGTCTGAATAGTGCACAGAAAAAAAGGCGGCTCAAAATTACAGATACTTTTTAAgagtgataatggtattgtggtttggttttgtttgttttttgtttcaagaGTCTCTTATCTTTTAGAGAGACATATTGAGATATTTTTAGATGATGTCTGTGATTTGCTTTGAAATAATCCAGATGGAGGCCCAGGAAGGGTGGAGCTGAAACGAGACTGGCCATGAGCTGACAAGTGCATACCACACTCTCTGCTTTAGTCTCTGTGAAATCTTCCAAAACTGTCTCAAACAGTAAACTCTCTCCTCGTTTTCCTATACAGAGGACCCTGAAGAGGGTCAATTCTCTTCTACATTACAAGGGAGACACCATGGGAAAGCTGCTAGAGAAACCAGACGCTCAAGTGGCTTCTGTTGTGGCCTCTGATGGTATCTTTTAAAAGGAGCTCATAGTAAAAATAACACTGGAGAGTATAATTGTAAGCTGAGGCCCCAGCAGACTGACCATAATTGTAAGCTGAGGCCCTAGCAGACCGACCAGCAGCCGATATACTAAACATCTCCTCAAGCAATGATTCCCCAACCTGCCTGGCCACATGGGTCCACAGAACTCCAGAGAAAAAAAGGGActgccaggcccctcccccagccctactGGCACCCACTCTCCAGGAGAAGACCTGGAGATCTCTGCTTTTCACAGGAGACCCTGGGAGTGCTTCTGCCAGGGAAACATTTCGAGAGGGGTGTGCAGATCTTCTTAGTGCAGCTATAAAAACCAAGAAGAGAAGTAGGAGCGACCCGCCCCACTCCAGGCAGCACCGCACTGCCGAGGCCACACGAGTCAGCAAGCtcggaggggaggggaggggaggggagggggcaaaggcGGAAGAGCCTGGTGGCAGGTGCCAGGGCaagggctctggggctggagtCTCTGGGAGAAGCTTCTAACTCCAGGTCCGGCTTTACCTAGAGTCTGCATGGCTTCCTCGCTCTGCTGGACCTGCTGGGACATCATCCTGCTGATTCCCATGAGGCTCTCCGTGATGGCACTGGACGTCTGGGCCAGGCTCTCTTTGGTGGTTTTCCTAAAAGTCCAGAGTGAGAGGAGGCTTGTTGACATCGACATCCCATCGTCAAATGAAATCCCATCTTTTTAatctatcaaaataaaatctatttaaatatcAATGATCACAGTCAACACCGGCAAGGGTACACTGACACCACACTCCTGAAGACTGCTAGTAGGAACGCAAACTGCTGCTACCTTCTgtaaagcaatttggcaatacatATTAGGAGCCTTAGAAACATTTAGGTCTTTGGCCCAATAATCTCATCCCTGGGAAACTCTCCAAAGGAAATATCCAAAATGTGGACAAAGCCTTATGTCCTGGGATATGGCCTTGTGTATTATTTACAGTACAAACTAGAAATGTAAACACCCACAAACAGGGGATTAGCTAATACAGGGGAATACTATGTACTCTTAAACTTTTGTTTAAAGAGTTTCTAAAGCAACAAGCAAGTCTTTGTGCTATAATACTATGTGATGAAGAGCAGGGCAATAAGTTTTATATACAGTATGATTCAgactttgtgaaaaaaaaatggtggaagGAGGCAATATACCAAAATGTGTGCAACACAATGACAGTATGGTTTCATtttgtcattaatatttttctttattttaccaatttattaaaataagcatgtatttctttcatactttaaaaaatattacctatataataaaattaagtaccAGTTTTACATTGAAAACAAGAAGGGGTTCCTTACGTGGGTTTTGCACCTTGCCAACTGCTGTTCTATCATCAGGGCccagaaagacaaaaagacagaTACCTTTGCCTTAAGAGGTCTCCTCCCTGGAGAAGTTCTGCTTTCTCTAGATTGTCGATAGCAATTTTGCAAGTGAGATTAGCCTTCCTCCATGAGGTCTGATTGCTGGAATCAAAAGGGTCTTGCATGAGTTTCTGTCAGATCAAGTCACAGCAGTTCTTCCTTCTGGCAAGGGAGTGATGGGGAAGGCCACCCAGGAGTGGCCCACAGAGTCCATCTCCACCACCCGCCATTTCCACTTCTTGGTTGCCCCAGCAACTGTTCCAGCTCAGGCCACAACACCTCTGGTCTGGACCCTGGAGGCTGCCTCTGGGACATTCTCCTACTGCCCTACTGCCTGTaactgtccctctccctccagggcAGCCAGAGGGAGCAGTCTGGTCCCAGCACTTCTGTGTTGACAGCCCGCAATGGCTTCAGACTTCAAACTCACCGTGGGCGCACGACGCCCTGTTCTGTCAAGTTATCTCTAACATTTTACTGCTCTTTGCCTTGCGTACTGGTTGGTTCCATTTCTTGAGAACCATGTCTTACTCATCTCTGGATCACCAGTACCTAGAACAACAGTTTCTGGCCCATTAGCCAATCAATAGGTATTATGAGAAGTAGAAAAATCATAGAAAGGCAGTTTTcctcaatatttcttttctttttaaagttttatttaggtttttttcatttttttgagagagagcacgcctgagagtgagagagcagggggagaggcagaggaagagagagaaaaaaatctcaagcaggctccatgctcagtgcagagcctgacacagggcttgatcccagagccctgagatcatgacctgagccgaaatcaagagttggtcgctcaaccgactgagccaaccaggcacccctaagtttttatttaaattccagtcggataacatacactgtaatattagtttcaggtgtacaatgtagcgATTCAGCACTTCGGTTTTGCtcaatatttctttaagatttgctGTTCTTTACACAGCCAGAACAATCATGAACAAGAGAAACACAATGTATTAGCAGAGCCCAGTTTGATGTGATTTACTTACATTCTTTACCCGATCTCCCTTATGAGAGACACCTCAAATTTGATGAACAGCTCCCTAGGGAGtgcagcttttgtttttttgttttttttcttaaatattttatttatttatttgagagagagagagaatgagagatagagagcacgagagggaagagggtcagagggagaagctgactccccgctgagcagggagcccgacgtgggactcgatcccgggactccaggatcatgacctgagccgaaggcagtcgcttaaccaactgagccacccaggcgcccgggagtaCAGCTTTTGTCGATGGACTATACAAATGTTAATTGGGCCCCTCAGAGAATCAAACTCAAGCACTAGAACTCTTAGGCAGCTGGTTCACGGCAACTGTGCTAACCCCTGAGATATTTATGAAGTCAAACACAGGGCACGTGAACTGATAGGGTGTTTTTCTAAGAGCACCTCTGtgcttaaaacattaaaatgagcTCTCTGCCACCGGAACATCTACTATGCCATTTCACACCTGatgtttaaaaagaatcaattacATTTTCGAACTATTAGCAAGGGGGTTCTGCTGGGCCTTGTGACAGAGATAAGTGAGCTGCAGTGGCTGCCCTCAAGGGGCTCACATTTACTGGGGAGaaagacaagcaaacaaatatttgctgaatggtgTGATAAGCATGATAACCCAGGCAAGCACAACCAGTTTTCACACACAACTGCCAAAGTATTCATttactgctttctctctctcccctgtaaCTCCACATCGTGAATGGCCATTCTCAACTTTAAACCCATGCTAAGCCCATCTTATCTGGTGTAACTTACTATGCTTTATACAAGGGGTCCTCTTGACTCAGTGTTCATAATCTGAGTATCCTTGGTGGCCGAGGGAAGCAAACACCATCACGCCACAAAATATTAAGACTGAGCCACGCACTTTAACACTGGTCGCCACCCACACATCCCTCCCTACTTACACTAGCCACCACCATGCCCACATCTTTGTCAGTCTCCTCCTGTTGCTGGGTGTTCTAAACACAGCTGCTGTCAGCAAGGATGATGCTGGAGAATTATTCAAATGAGAAGCAAAGCCACAGACAAATACAGGTATGGCAGAGTTAGAGTAATTAACAAGGATGAAGGGAACACCCAGGAGGATGATGACTAGCAGGGGCTTCAAACGAGAATGACCTGGCCACCAGAGGATTGGAAGAGTTGATGGAGTCCTCAAATATTTCTGCCACGACAAACCTCTTTATGATTATGATACAAAAGTCAAATGTGGAGGGACAGGTACTGTTTCATGCCATCAGACAATTTTGTTGGCAAGTCCCCCAGCTCAATACCCAGAAATAGCACATACTTCAGTTATATAATCAAAGGTTAGCACACAGTTACAATGGTGACCACCATTTTATTTAACGTAACATAACCTTATTTACATTTTGGGGGGTTTCGTTTTTTAAGATAAAGTGCCATTCAAAGCTTTCTAAATTTTGGTCCCTCCTAAGTAGGACTTTCTCTGGTAATGATTACACTTAAAGAAAAAGGACCCTGTATTACAAAAGCAaccattttttggttttgtcttaaaaatataaaatacagtataatgGTAAATATGCTTTTGTAAACTATACACAATTTGACCTACCAACAACCCTTGCTGGCCCCTgctttgagaactactgatctaGAGAGGACGTTCAGTCTGTGTAGAAATGACACAATTAAATCATTAAGCCAGGTTTGTTAGGCAAACCCTTGTACaagcctcccaaggagcaagtGACCCAGCACAGGCCCCACCTACCTGAGCATCTGCTTTTTGTGATTCTCCACTTCCTGGAGCAGAACTTGCTTCTCCGACTCTCTGTCTTGCTCTTTCGCTGACTGCTCAAGCTCCTTTGGGGGAAAAGAGCtctatattaaaatgattttaaaagccaATATAAAAACCAAAGAGCACTTCTCTTTCTAGGCAGGTTATACAACAGCACTTGAAAACCCTCCTAAAAGAGAACACTTAGGAATGCCAGGTAACAGAGAACAAACATCCTTATAAATATATAGCTGACTTGCAAGAAAGTAGGGATAATCCCCAGGGCCCCAAGGAGAGAAGGGAACTAAGAGCCAGAGCGGTCAACCTGTGAGTGATGCATGTCCCACTTGGAGATATCATGGAAATATCAAACTGCTACACGTCCAAATGCTCACTCTCAATCCCTGTACCTATTTCATTATTGACTGGTAGCAAACAATTTGAAGGTTCCACTGTGtgcccatatttttttttttaaatattttatttatttgacagagagagatggtgagagcaggaacacaagcagggagtgggagagggagaagcaggcttcccccctgccgagcagggagcccgatgcggagcttgatcccaggaccctgggatcaagacctgagccaaaggcaggtgcttaacgactgagccacccaggcaccccactatgtgcccatatttacaaaacatacatatatatatgtatgttttgtaaatatatatatataaaacatatgaaagtaagagcctttcaaaaataaaaaattaaatgattaaatcaGTGCTAGAGATGGAGGCAAAAAGATCAGGTTCAGTGACATTGTTAAAATTCTAAAGTGAATTTTTATGACAAAAACTGCTTATCTTCACAATTGCCTTGAAAATCCCTTAGGAAGGCAACACACAGGACCCAGACATACTATTTCCGAATAGCCAGTTTTTCTTCCAGCTTTGGAAACAGACTGTCGTCTGTTAAACAACAAGGTTGTTGGCTGGCATCTGGGACCACGTCACAGGAAAAGCACAGGTCTTTAAATCCCAGGACCACAAGCAGTGAGACCGGGTGCCCCCAGACCCACTCAGGGATGGGCAGACCCATGCACCCATCTTATTCTCACTAGGGCACAGCAGCAGAAGCAGGCTATGCAAATGGATACTTCTCACTCCGGTGGTTTTTGAGATAGCACATACACCTTAGTTGGATTCGGGAGTGCTATATGTGCATATGAAGTGACTGGAGACCTCAGAAACACGGAGGAAGATGCTAGGCAAAGCAGAGCACGAAAAAAACCCCAGGAGACACTGACAATGCATTCAAAAGTTCCTTACTTTTACCTTGAGAGCATGGAAGTACAGTTACCCTCACTGTCCAAacgtttactaaaaaaaaaaaaaaaaaagaacctggacAGCTCTCAAGTGGAGGTTACTCCCAAGACGGAGCCTCCTCATTGTTACCCAATCTCCCCACATTTCAGCTCTGCAGCTACTCACCTGTATTCTGTGCCGCAACTGCTGAAACTTCCCTTTCACTTTAGTATTCAGTTCAGTAAGTGCACTTAATGGTCCTGAACAATCTCGAATATCCTAGGAGACACTGAAGAGGTGAGAGGGCCTTTCTCGaagcaatgaaatgaaatgataccATCTGTACAATGACAGAATTGGCTTAGACCACAACTAAGGCTGGCCTACTGACTATAATTCATCCTGATCTTTGCAGCTTACCTCTGCAACACAAGCAAAAACATTATCATTTACATTTCTCTCATACctctttaaattaattttgagcATGtaatataaaagcataaaaagaaacacaactgTCTTGACTTACTAGTTCCTAAAGTTTAACAAAACGCCACCTGGCCGGTATAAAAAGGCTTAAAGCAGCTTGTATGTCCAACAAGAATGGACATCCAAAAGTGATACTTTAACTTTAGATCTTTCCAACTTGAAAATCAGGATGCTCAATTCCTGGCATCATAGGACAAAGTTAACTTCAATCTGATTTTACAAACCATCTGTTATAAATCACCCTGTTTACAGACATGTCCAAGGGTCGATTTAGAATTTGTTTCTGGACATTCACAATTACTGGGGTCAGGTTTTAGAGCAGGCCCTAGAGCCAGAGTATgtggattcaaattctggctgTAGCAATTTATTGGCTGTGTAACAAAAAGTCACttgagttctctgtgcctcagtttcctcatcacaCTGCCTACCACATAgaccatatatgtatgtaaaGCATGTTGCAGAGGAGCTGGAACACAATAAGAGTGCAGTAAATCTAGATATAATCAATCTTTCTCATTAGCAGCCATGAGAACCCAAATATTAGAGAGTACAAAAGGGGACTTAAGCAACTTAGATTATGTAAAAAGGCAATTTTATTTGTATGAAtcctaaatttgtttttctagaCTCATCCCAACAGTTTTGCAATGTGTATGGAGAAGAAGTGAAGTTGAAGAAATTTAAATGCTTGCATCAAGTTTCCTTACTTGTTCTCTGGCTTACT
Proteins encoded in this window:
- the BNIP1 gene encoding vesicle transport protein SEC20 isoform X2, with amino-acid sequence MAAPQDVHVRICNQEIVKFDLEVKALIQDIRDCSGPLSALTELNTKVKGKFQQLRHRIQELEQSAKEQDRESEKQVLLQEVENHKKQMLSNQTSWRKANLTCKIAIDNLEKAELLQGGDLLRQRKTTKESLAQTSSAITESLMGISRMMSQQVQQSEEAMQTLERKAFPGAFRNLPPIWGVDSPQLRKEIANIFPLENGFT
- the BNIP1 gene encoding vesicle transport protein SEC20 isoform X1: MAAPQDVHVRICNQEIVKFDLEVKALIQDIRDCSGPLSALTELNTKVKGKFQQLRHRIQELEQSAKEQDRESEKQVLLQEVENHKKQMLSNQTSWRKANLTCKIAIDNLEKAELLQGGDLLRQRKTTKESLAQTSSAITESLMGISRMMSQQVQQSEEAMQTLANSSRTILDANEEFKSMSGTIQLGRKLITKYNRRELTDKLLIFLALALFLATVLYIVKKRLFPFL